From Brevibacterium ihuae, the proteins below share one genomic window:
- a CDS encoding NAD(P)H-dependent oxidoreductase — MSSVVVINGSPSDPSSTENLLAAVSVRLREHGHTPVRIRLRDLPAEALVGADARHPAVAAAIAEVLAADALVVASPVYKATYSGLLKIFVDLLPPDSLAGTPVLPFVTGGSVGHVLALDHGLKPLLAGLGATTIARGRFVESAHIGPAGVVGPAAVRVAATVDDFALDLGLRARPGLTAAGV, encoded by the coding sequence ATGTCGAGCGTCGTCGTGATCAACGGCAGCCCATCCGATCCCTCGTCCACCGAGAACCTGCTCGCGGCCGTCTCCGTGCGGCTGCGCGAGCACGGCCATACGCCCGTCCGCATCCGGCTCCGGGATCTCCCCGCGGAGGCGCTCGTGGGCGCGGACGCGCGTCATCCGGCCGTCGCGGCCGCCATCGCCGAGGTGCTCGCCGCCGACGCGCTCGTCGTCGCCTCACCGGTGTACAAGGCGACCTACTCCGGGCTCCTCAAGATCTTCGTCGACCTGCTGCCGCCCGACAGCCTCGCCGGGACGCCCGTCCTCCCCTTCGTCACCGGGGGATCGGTGGGCCACGTGCTCGCGCTCGATCACGGCCTCAAGCCGCTGCTCGCCGGCCTCGGCGCGACGACCATCGCACGCGGCCGGTTCGTCGAGTCCGCGCACATCGGCCCGGCGGGCGTCGTCGGTCCCGCCGCGGTCCGAGTCGCCGCGACCGTCGACGACTTCGCGCTCGACCTCGGACTCCGTGCGCGACCGGGCCTCACCGCAGCCGGAGTGTGA
- a CDS encoding acyl-CoA thioesterase — protein sequence MTDTIDDFPIRTYDKLRYADTDKQGHINNAVYSTFFETGRVEFINRAHEASEHDDAEFVIAQITIKYLQETHWPGTVEVGSRVKRIGTSSLVVEQALFNEGRLCAAGESVVVQINTSTRKSQPFDDAMREYFTGLLPEN from the coding sequence ATGACCGATACGATCGACGACTTCCCGATCCGCACCTACGACAAGCTCCGGTACGCGGACACCGACAAGCAGGGGCACATCAACAACGCCGTCTACTCGACGTTCTTCGAGACCGGGCGCGTCGAATTCATCAACCGCGCGCACGAGGCCTCCGAGCACGACGACGCGGAGTTCGTCATCGCGCAGATCACCATCAAGTACCTCCAGGAGACCCACTGGCCGGGCACGGTCGAGGTCGGATCGCGGGTGAAGAGGATCGGCACGAGCTCGCTCGTCGTCGAGCAGGCGCTGTTCAACGAGGGCCGGCTGTGCGCTGCCGGGGAATCCGTCGTCGTGCAGATCAACACCTCGACCCGGAAGTCCCAACCCTTCGACGACGCGATGCGCGAGTACTTCACCGGCCTCCTGCCCGAGAACTGA
- the panC gene encoding pantoate--beta-alanine ligase, with amino-acid sequence MSGPVLTRTVAELRSELTRLVAERDAHSVGLVPTMGALHQGHAALMRAARADAPVVCASLFVNPLQFESPLDLELYPRDLDADMALFGSEGVDLVFAPEVEEMYPSYPDSPIVRVSSGHMGQILEGASRPGHFDGVATVVSKLFNIFDPEGPARLRAYFGQKDAQQLMIVRRLVADLDFPVTIVPVPTQREESGLAMSSRNLLLTESHRQAATALSEALFALRDRAAAGEDWNLAALRRQVRDADEVILDYLEVVDPGTLLPTSRTPALALIAAYVGGVRLIDNIEIPGP; translated from the coding sequence ATGAGCGGACCCGTCCTCACCCGCACCGTCGCGGAGCTCCGCAGCGAGCTCACCCGACTCGTCGCCGAGCGCGACGCGCATTCCGTGGGCCTCGTGCCGACGATGGGCGCCCTCCACCAGGGGCATGCGGCGCTCATGCGGGCCGCCCGCGCGGACGCCCCGGTGGTGTGCGCCTCGCTCTTCGTCAACCCGCTCCAGTTCGAGTCCCCGCTCGACCTCGAGCTCTACCCCCGGGATCTCGACGCCGACATGGCGCTGTTCGGGTCCGAGGGCGTCGACCTCGTGTTCGCCCCCGAGGTCGAGGAGATGTACCCGTCGTACCCCGACTCGCCGATCGTCCGGGTGTCGAGCGGTCACATGGGACAGATCCTCGAGGGCGCCTCCCGCCCCGGTCACTTCGACGGGGTGGCCACCGTCGTGTCGAAGCTCTTCAACATCTTCGATCCCGAGGGCCCCGCCCGCCTCCGGGCCTACTTCGGCCAGAAGGACGCGCAGCAGCTGATGATCGTCCGCCGACTGGTCGCCGACCTCGACTTCCCGGTGACCATCGTCCCCGTGCCCACCCAGCGCGAGGAGTCCGGCCTGGCGATGTCGAGCCGGAACCTCCTCCTCACCGAGTCCCATCGGCAGGCGGCCACCGCGCTCTCCGAGGCGCTCTTCGCGCTCCGCGACCGCGCCGCGGCCGGCGAGGACTGGAACCTCGCCGCACTCCGTCGGCAGGTGCGCGACGCCGACGAGGTCATCCTCGACTACCTCGAGGTCGTCGATCCGGGCACCCTGCTCCCCACGTCCCGGACTCCGGCCCTCGCACTCATCGCCGCCTATGTGGGCGGGGTGCGGCTCATCGACAACATCGAGATCCCCGGTCCCTGA